From the genome of Nicotiana sylvestris chromosome 2, ASM39365v2, whole genome shotgun sequence, one region includes:
- the LOC104225192 gene encoding protein FAR1-RELATED SEQUENCE 5-like has protein sequence MELEPLGIRNDVIEFDMFGLGVGDETIDIEHPIEGGENNQLLEPFDGIVSGRISGEVYGDMNLEPYEGMEFESEEAAKAFYNLYARRVGFSTRVSMSRRSRRDGAIIQRSFVCAREGFRVEKEKPGRDGGGARIKRPRAETRVGCKAMLVVKIQNLGRWVVSGFVKEHNHELVPPDKVHCLRSHRHVSGPAKSLIDTLQGAGIGPSGIMSALIKEYGGIRSVGFTERDCRNYMRSSKQRTLGGDPQTLLDYLKQKHLENPSFFYAVQGDEDHCMSNIFWADPKARTNFSYFGDTVTFDTTYRSNRYRLPFAPFTGVNHHGQPVLFGCALLINESKASFSWLFSTWLMAMCGKPPVSITTDHDRVIRLAVRQVFPEARHRFCKWHIFKECQEKLSHVLSEHINFEAEFHKCVSLTESIEEFEACWFTLIDKYDLGENEWLQAIYADRKQWVPVYLRDTFFAEMSIMQHSDSMNSYFDGYVNASTTLQQFIKLYEKAVESRYEKEVKADYDTMHIGPALKTPSPMEKQAAEIYTRKLFIKFQEELVETLTFLATKVDDNEATTVFQVAKFGESHKSYLVHYNVREIKASCSCQMFEFSSLLCRHILTVFRVTNVLTLPPCYVLKRWTRNAKSGLMLEEQTCNLLNSYQESFNDRYNNLQREAFKYVDEGAKDEECYQVAMDALREAANKVAIFNKTGAGVSNSGGTCKGVFATLESRVNNPFEARQLSGGPSTPVDEQDKKIQKLTRKLERARQKCELYRTNLMTVLKDIEQQKLQLTVKVQSIKLGMKG, from the exons ATGGAGCTCGAACCGTTGGGAATCAGGAATGATGTGATTGAATTTGATATGTTTGGCTTAGGAGTAGGAGACGAAACCATTGACATTGAACACCCTATTGAAGGAGGGGAAAATAATCAATTATTGGAACCTTTTGATGGTATTGTTAGTGGTAGAATTTCTGGTGAAGTTTATGGGGATATGAATCTTGAACCTTATGAAGGAATGGAGTTTGAGTCGGAAGAGGCTGCGAAAGCCTTCTATAATTTGTATGCACGTAGGGTAGGGTTTAGTACGCGTGTTAGCATGTCTAGGAGGTCTAGGCGTGACGGGGCTATTATTCAGAGGTCGTTTGTTTGTGCAAGAGAGGGGTTTCGTGTTGAGAAGGAGAAGCCTGGGCGTGATGGCGGTGGTGCTAGGATTAAGAGACCCCGAGCTGAGACTAGGGTCGGGTGTAAGGCCATGTTAGTTGTTAAGATTCAGAATTTGGGGAGATGGGTTGTGTCAGGATTTGTAAAAGAACATAACCATGAGCTTGTTCCACCTGATAAGGTGCATTGCCTGCGTTCACACCGACATGTGTCGGGACCAGCTAAGTCGCTGATTGATACATTACAGGGAGCTGGAATTGGTCCGAGTGGGATAATGTCTGCCTTGATCAAGGAGTATGGTGGAATTAGGAGTGTTGGATTTACGGAACGTGATTGTAGAAATTACATGAGAAGTAGTAAACAAAGAACTCTTGGGGGTGATCCCCAAACTCTCCTTGATTATTTGAAACAAAAGCATTTGGAAAATCCATCGTTTTTCTATGCTGTGCAAGGAGATGAGGATCATTGTATGAGTaatatcttttgggctgacccTAAGGCTCGGACTAATTTTAGTTATTTCGGTGATACTGTCACTTTTGACACCACTTACAGATCAAACAGGTATCGGTTACCATTTGCCCCATTCACAGGGGTAAATCATCATGGACAGCCAGTGCTATTTGGTTGTGCTCTCTTAATAAATGAATCCAAGGCATCTTTTAGTTGGTTGTTTAGTACTTGGCTGATGGCAATGTGTGGGAAGCCGCCAGTCTCAATCACAACTGACCATGATCGAGTGATTCGGTTGGCTGTTAGACAGGTTTTTCCCGAAGCACGTCACAGGTTCTGCAAATGGCATATTTTcaaagaatgccaagagaagttGTCCCACGTGCTCTCTGAGCATATTAATTTTGAAGCAGAATTTCATAAATGTGTAAGCTTGACGGAGTCCATTGAAGAGTTTGAAGCTTGTTGGTTTACCCTGATTGATAAGTATGATCTTGGGGAAAATGAGTGGCTTCAAGCTATTTACGCTGATCGCAAGCAATGGGTCCCGGTCTATTTGAGGGATACATTCTTTGCAGAAATGTCTATAATGCAGCATAGTGACAGTATGAATTCATATTTTGATGGATATGTGAATGCATCAACGACTCTTCAGCAATTCATTAAGTTGTATGAAAAGGCTGTAGAGAGTCGCTACGAGAAGGAAGTTAAAGCAGATTACGACACAATGCATATTGGCCCTGCTCTGAAGACCCCGTCACCCATGGAGAAGCAAGCTGCTGAGATTTATACAAGGAAACTGTTCATAAAGTTTCAAGAGGAGCTCGTTGAAACACTCACATTCTTGGCAACTAAAGTTGATGATAATGAAGCAACAACTGTATTTCAGGTGGCTAAATTTGGGGAGAGTCATAAGTCTTACTTAGTTCACTACAATGTCAGGGAAATTAAAGCGTCGTGTAGCTGTCAGATGTTTGAATTCTCCAGTCTCCTTTGCCGGCATATACTAACAGTCTTCAGAGTCACCAATGTTCTCACGCTTCCTCCATGTTATGTTTTAAAGCGTTGGACTAGGAATGCTAAAAGTGGTCTCATGTTGGAAGAACAGACCTGTAATTTGTTAAATAGTTATCAGGAATCTTTTAATGACAGATATAACAATCTTCAGCGAGAAGCCTTCAAATATGTAGACGAAGGTGCGAAAGATGAGGAATGTTACCAGGTGGCTATGGATGCCTTGCGAGAAGCTGCAAATAAAGTTGCTATTTTTAATAAAACTGGTGCGGGAGTTTCTAATTCTGGTGGAACTTGCAAAGGAGTGTTTGCCACTCTGGAGAGCCGTGTAAATAATCCCTTCGAGGCTCGTCAATTGAGTGGAGGTCCTTCAACACCTGTG GATGAACAGGACAAGAAAATACAGAAACTTACACGGAAGCTGGAACGTGCAAGACAAAAATGTGAATTATATCGGACTAACTTAATGACGGTCTTGAAAGATATTGAGCAGCAGAAGCTTCAGTTAACAGTTAAAGTTCAGAGTATTAAGTTAGGTATGAAAGGTTAA
- the LOC138885886 gene encoding uncharacterized protein has translation MGLHQGLAHSPFLFALTMDVLTYHIQGEVPWCMLFVDDIVLIYEMQDGVNTKLGRQTLESKGFKLSRTKTEYLECKFSGKTRGGEGEGDGEIDEDVTHRIGAGWMKRGLASGVLCDKKVSLKLKGKFYRVVVRPTMLYVAECCPVKIAHVQKMKVEEMRMSRWMCGHTRLDRIRNEVIRDKVGVAPIEDKMREAQLRWFGHLRRRSTDAPVRRYERLTLEGLQRGRGRPKKRWGEVIRQDMVQLQLTENMTLDRKARAQFQHFSEPQSCASLYFDG, from the exons atggggttgcatcagggGTTAGCACACAGCCCTTTTTTGTTTGCTTTGACGATGGACGTACTGACGTACCATATCCAAGGAGAGGTGccgtggtgcatgctatttgttgATGATATTGTATTGATTTACGAGATGCAAGACGGTGTAAACACGAAATTAGGGAGGCAAACCCTggaatctaaaggtttcaagttgagcaggaccaagacagaatacttggagtgtaagttcagtgggAAGACTCGAGGAGGGGAAGGGGAG GGAgatggggagattgatgaagatgtaacACATCGTATTGGGGCGGGATGGATGAAAAGAGGACTTGCTTCCGGTGTATTGTGTGACAAGAAGGTGTCACTaaaacttaagggtaagttctacagagtggtggtTAGACCAACGATGTTGTATGTGGCTGAGTGTTGCCCAGTCAAGATcgctcatgtccagaagatgaaggtagaaGAAATGAGGATGtcgagatggatgtgcgggcacaccaggttagatagaatcagaaatgaggttattcgcgataaggtgggtgtggcccctattgaggacaagatgcgggaagcgcaacttaggtggtttggtcatTTAAGAAGGAGGAGCACAGATGCCCCGGTGAGGAGGTATGAGAGGTTGACATTAGAGGGCCTacagagaggtagaggtaggccaaagaagaggtggggagaggtgattaggcaagacatggtgCAGCTTCAACTGACTGAaaacatgacccttgatagaaag GCCCGTGCCCAATTTCAACATTTCTCAGAACCTCAGTCCTGTGCTTCCCTTTATTTTGACGGGTAA